In one Nicotiana tomentosiformis chromosome 6, ASM39032v3, whole genome shotgun sequence genomic region, the following are encoded:
- the LOC138894280 gene encoding uncharacterized protein translates to MTVTQYESRFVDLACHALLLLRIEEKRVRRFIEGLTHPIRLQMAKETGSEISFQAAANVTRKIEMILAQERGHRSDKRPHQFGGFSGASAGGRGNFGRGYPPRPFHSALHESPDASGSHSPIMPYSGQSALSAHSSPISAPPLQSHYSNSSGPFRSRQDSRAIIPTLVASPPAQPTRSRGHAARGGGQAIRGGGQTVRGGSQPPRGHPRDAV, encoded by the exons atgactgttactcaatatgagtcccgttttgtggatttggcctgtcatgctctccttttactacgtATTGAGGAaaagagagtgaggaggtttattgagggactcactcaccccatcaggcttcagatggccaaggagacgggaagcgagatttcttttcaggcagctgctaatgtcacGAGGAAGATCGAGATGattcttgcacaagagagagggcataggtctgataagaggcctcatcagtttggtggttttagtggtgcctcggctggaggtaggggtaattttggtaggggttatcctcccagaccgtttcattcagcacttcatgaaTCTCCcgatgcttcagggagtcacagtcctattatgccttactctgggcagtcAGCACTTAGTGCACATTcatctcctatcagtgcaccaccactccagagtcactacagcaATTCATCCGGCCCATTCAG atcacggcaggattctcgtgccatcataccgacactggttgcttcaccgcctgctcagccaactagaAGTAGGGGTcatgcagctagaggtggaggtcaggccattagaggtggaggtcagactgttagaggtggaagcCAGCCacctagaggccatcccagggacgcagtttag